The following are from one region of the Cyanobium gracile PCC 6307 genome:
- a CDS encoding flavin reductase family protein: protein MTDVALDAAAKKTLLRKIPHGVFICGVAEGEEVNGFTASWVTQGSFEPPLVVMAVRADSTSNGMIQRSGRFCLNVLSADQKDLAAVFFKPQKGVGGRFDAAPFHLGPLGLPVLDDALGAVECTLVGQVAHGDHTVFVGEVKSATLHRDAAALELAATGWQYGG, encoded by the coding sequence ATGACCGACGTTGCCCTGGACGCGGCCGCCAAGAAGACGCTCCTGCGCAAGATCCCCCACGGTGTGTTCATCTGCGGGGTAGCCGAGGGCGAGGAGGTCAACGGCTTCACCGCCAGCTGGGTCACCCAGGGCTCCTTCGAACCCCCCCTGGTGGTGATGGCGGTGCGGGCCGACTCCACCAGCAACGGCATGATCCAGCGCAGCGGGCGCTTCTGCCTGAACGTGCTGTCCGCCGACCAGAAGGACCTGGCGGCGGTGTTCTTCAAACCCCAGAAAGGGGTGGGTGGACGGTTCGATGCCGCCCCGTTCCACCTCGGCCCCCTCGGCCTGCCGGTGCTCGATGACGCCCTCGGGGCGGTGGAGTGCACCCTGGTGGGCCAGGTCGCCCATGGCGACCACACCGTCTTCGTGGGGGAGGTGAAGTCGGCGACCCTGCACCGCGACGCCGCCGCCCTGGAACTAGCCGCCACGGGCTGGCAGTACGGCGGTTGA
- the coaD gene encoding pantetheine-phosphate adenylyltransferase, whose protein sequence is MRALYPGSFDPLTLGHLDLIERAAGLFDGVVVAVLMNPSKQPAFPLERRLEQIRLATEGIAGIEVGHFDGLTVTYAQSCRAQVILRGLRAMSDFEFELQIAHTNRTLAPRVETLFMATAAHHSFLSSSVVKEVARFGGDVGHMVPPGVAIDLERLFNRQAAPGTRYG, encoded by the coding sequence ATGCGAGCGCTCTATCCCGGCAGTTTCGATCCCCTCACCCTGGGCCACCTTGACCTGATCGAGCGGGCGGCCGGCCTCTTCGACGGGGTCGTGGTGGCGGTGCTGATGAACCCCTCCAAACAACCCGCCTTCCCCCTGGAGCGGCGGCTGGAGCAGATCCGCCTGGCCACCGAGGGGATCGCCGGCATCGAGGTGGGCCATTTCGACGGCCTCACCGTGACCTACGCCCAGAGCTGCCGCGCTCAGGTGATCCTACGGGGCCTGCGCGCGATGAGCGACTTCGAGTTCGAGTTGCAGATCGCACACACCAACCGGACCCTGGCCCCCCGGGTCGAGACCCTGTTCATGGCCACCGCAGCGCACCACAGCTTTCTCAGCAGCTCGGTGGTGAAGGAGGTGGCCCGCTTCGGCGGGGACGTGGGTCACATGGTCCCGCCGGGAGTGGCGATTGACCTGGAGAGGCTCTTTAATCGACAGGCAGCTCCCGGAACCCGATATGGCTGA
- a CDS encoding D-alanyl-D-alanine carboxypeptidase/D-alanyl-D-alanine-endopeptidase, translated as MTASARPGHRRHRHPLRLVTLLLVAAGTGSAGLAARAQNAPALPSPRSQRPLPMAALPPAPPPVGMPRLAREVSCPSLQRQVAQVLGEERSRWSVSVADGSGRLLADVNGRQPRVPASNQKLVSSAFALDRLGPDYRLSTQLWRLQNGTLRLTGQGDPDLALPQLQRFAQLAMAAGANSPEGGGPVRLELAEEASQNWWPSGWHVADRAYAYGAPITRLAITSNAIDDAVSNPPSRLQTLLRRAMNQGGGSPLQLTLVSARQPLPADAVLIHEEPSTSMHGLLSLANTESHNFTAEVLLRQAAGTWDVAEASRLNTIWLGEQGLPMEGVRVADGSGLDRANRVTSRFLVALLLRMDHHPYARDYISSMAIAGRRGTLRNLYKGTSLDGRLFAKTGTLTGVRSISGVLQTPDGPRYVSAVSAGAGAPNTTIGRVLREVQAVGACPSAI; from the coding sequence TCCGCCCGCCCCGGCCACCGCCGCCACCGCCATCCCCTGAGGCTGGTGACTCTGCTGCTGGTCGCCGCCGGCACCGGATCGGCGGGCCTGGCGGCCCGGGCCCAGAACGCGCCGGCCCTGCCCTCGCCCCGCAGCCAGCGGCCCCTGCCGATGGCGGCCCTGCCGCCGGCTCCGCCCCCGGTGGGCATGCCGCGGCTGGCCCGCGAGGTCAGCTGCCCCAGCCTGCAGCGCCAGGTGGCCCAGGTGCTGGGCGAGGAGCGCTCCCGTTGGAGCGTCAGCGTCGCCGACGGCAGCGGTCGGCTGCTGGCCGACGTCAACGGGCGCCAGCCCCGCGTGCCGGCCTCCAACCAGAAGCTGGTCAGCAGCGCCTTCGCCCTCGATCGCCTCGGCCCCGACTACCGGCTCAGCACCCAGCTGTGGCGGCTTCAGAACGGCACCCTGCGGCTCACGGGACAGGGGGATCCCGACCTGGCCCTGCCCCAGCTGCAGCGTTTCGCCCAGCTGGCCATGGCCGCCGGCGCCAACTCGCCTGAGGGTGGCGGTCCGGTGCGGCTGGAACTGGCGGAGGAAGCCTCCCAGAACTGGTGGCCCAGTGGCTGGCATGTGGCCGACCGGGCCTACGCCTACGGCGCTCCGATCACCCGGCTGGCGATCACCAGCAACGCCATTGACGATGCGGTGAGCAATCCCCCCTCCCGGCTGCAGACCCTGCTGCGCCGCGCCATGAACCAGGGCGGAGGGTCGCCCCTGCAGCTGACCCTGGTGTCCGCTCGCCAGCCCCTGCCCGCCGATGCCGTGCTGATCCACGAGGAACCCTCCACCTCCATGCACGGCCTGCTGAGCCTGGCCAACACCGAAAGCCACAACTTCACCGCCGAGGTGCTGCTGCGCCAGGCGGCCGGCACCTGGGACGTGGCCGAGGCCAGCCGCCTGAACACGATCTGGCTGGGCGAACAGGGCCTGCCCATGGAAGGGGTCAGGGTGGCTGACGGGAGTGGCCTCGACCGCGCCAACCGGGTGACCAGCCGCTTTCTGGTGGCCCTGCTGCTGCGCATGGACCATCACCCCTATGCGAGGGACTACATCAGCTCGATGGCCATCGCCGGTCGCCGCGGCACCCTGCGCAATCTTTACAAGGGCACCAGCCTCGATGGCCGTCTCTTCGCCAAGACAGGCACCCTCACCGGCGTGCGCTCAATCAGCGGCGTGCTCCAGACGCCGGATGGCCCCCGTTACGTCAGTGCCGTGTCCGCCGGAGCCGGGGCTCCGAACACCACCATCGGCCGCGTGCTGCGGGAGGTGCAGGCCGTGGGGGCCTGCCCATCGGCGATCTGA